gagagcgagtcactgtcatggaccgaGCCAACCGTCGGCACGacaatgtcactaggtctaggagaaggtaaagctagtgacaatgttgccgagggtattacttcattaataggggaaacttaTGAGGAAGGGTGTGAaggaactggagtaatagtactatgcggatcttgagggtaaggattggatggtgtcattggaggttcgtgtgatgagatcggagggatattccagttatgcatgtttatcggagtagcttgcatggtaggattattttgaaaatgaaagacagactcctcaaaaataacatgacgtgatataaagatttttttagttTGGGATTCATAACATCGAaaaacattatgttcaagagagtagcctataaaagtgcaaggcttagatcgtagtgttagcttatgtgacgcataaGGACAGAGCCAtagataacataaacagccaaaaactttgagtttataAAGGTTTAGaagcttgtggaataatttttcaaatggtgactggtattgtaaaaCTGGAgtaagcatacgattaatgagataaactacagtttgaaaagctactcaccaaaaaggtggtggcatggatgcttaaTGTAGAAGgaagagaccagtttcaacgatatgccgatgtttgcgttcggtagAGCCAACCAATTAGGAGGTatatgggggtgacttgaggtgttgtataccacaagcaaagAGATAGGATGTgagagcttgatattcacctccgtcatcagagtaaactgttttaatagaAGATTggaaaaaattctcgaccaactttcgaaagttgataaatactgtggaaacatcagacttatggtggagagaatataaccatgtgtacttagtaaaatagtctacaaaaattacataaaagcgaaacttgtcaaaagaaggaattggggcaaggccccacacgtcggtgtaaatgatttcaaatggtttaagtgatctttacaaaagatgtaaagatataggagggagggaggaggagaaaagcagatcgatgcgctGCAACGATGAAATGCAGAGGAGGCTACAGCGATactacagaggaggctgcagcaatGAGCGAGGAAGCTGTAGCGATGAGCAAGAAATCTACAGTGATtaggtgaaaagaaaaaaaaaaaaatctgcagcaGTTACAGTTGTAGAGAAATTACTACGACAGAGGGAAGCAACTGCAGATGGAAGCTGTAAAAACTACAATCGTTCCTATTACCGTAGGAAGGCAATGATGGCTGTGGCAATAAGGATGGCGGTAGTagcacttctcgctcgagtgagatatGAGAACGAGGAGGAGAGGTAGCTGGCCGAGGAGCAATTGCAAGGACGACGGCCACCACGGTAGTGTAGGCGAGGTTCTTGTGAGGGTAAGAGGTGGCCGAGCAATCTCCGACTCCGAAACAGGAAGCAGCGACACCGGAGGGGAGGTAAGCAGCAGCACTGCCCTTTCCAACTGAATAGAAAAGAGGAGCAGTAGAAGGTTTCGGCAAAACTGCCTACATCCGCAAGgaagaaggctctgataccatgataaaaattaaacgaagaatatagaaagatagaaattgtagaagaaactatgaaatgtataagatgtaattatctagttcattttgataatgagctcttgatagctatttatacacactgagcagggaggttatacacattcagcatggaggatttttctcaactgcttagagattttCTAACTGCCTTGAGaaaatctctaagcagttgagaaaatagttgatagctatttatacacaatgAGCAGGGAGGTTATACATTCAGATTTTGAGCTAACTTTGGGATGAATAGAATGTCGATTTGAACTTTTGCTATAGCTAAGATGATAACAGTTGGAGAGAAAGGAGTAAAATGTTAGTTAATTAGCACAAGGTTTATCGTCGCATAGGGGAAAAAGCAACCAAATGAAATGGGCTCGAGAAAAATGGAATTCCCTTAGGATCTAAAGGTTGGACTTGGATGAACGAATTCTTCTAGATTTTCTGAAAAGGGATCgaaataattttcttgagatatatTAGGAATGTCCTCGTAGAGAGAGACATATCGAGAATGGCCTCTTTCTAGTACCAAATTATTAAGTTAGAATTTGATTATCTAATGGAGATGCTAACATGGTGCCAATCGAGATTCTATTCTATACTTGTCTTTGAACAACATCAAGAAAGGTAGAACCCTCGATGAATCGAACCCTACCAAATTGGTTGGAGGCAAGTCCAACAAACCCCTCCAATACTTAAATCAGTTCAAAAGATGAGGAGTTGTTGGAATGGTTAATGTCAGTTTTATAAAGATGATATCAATACTGTTTTGAGGAACACACTTGAGGGAGATTTTTATAGTGCGATTTTTAGATTGTTATGCTCATGGATGCACATTTATGTTGGGACAATTATGTGCATCTCCTAACCCTAGTGGAATCATGTCGTGTCGAGTCTACAAAACTTGTGACAATTGAGATGTTGTTAGTAACATTTGAGGAATAAGATTGTGCTAACTATATGTGGTTGAAATGTTAGGAGAGTGTTATCGAGGTATCTACCATATGACACCAAGGTTATGATCATGTGATGTTAATGTATCAATCATATGTAGTTAAGATGTTGATCATGTAATGCTAAAGTATTGATCatgtaacatatatatatatatatatatatatatatatatatatatatatatatatatatatatatattcttgattGTCGATCACTATACAGTGGTTAAAAAAAAGCTATAACATCGACAAGGTGGAAGATTATGATGAGATCGTGAATCACAAGTGAGAAGAAGTTTGGTTGAATTGCAGAGGTAGGGACTTTTCATTGcccacaagaaaaaaaaactgaaataATAGGCAGCTAGCTAGCCGAAGTTGTTCTATTTATGAGGAATGCTTTATGTTAACCTAATCAACTTTGTCTTGTAATCATGTTTAAACTGGAGTTGGATCGCCAAGATTTGATTTAGTTAGCAACCCAACGTTTTTGTGTACTAGTTGAAGCATACTAGTTAATGAATTCTATTACCTTGTGgttctttttttcttgtttttttttctttgaattttaCAGTTTGTTCctatcatcaaaaatatttttaaaaaaattatatcaaccTATACCACCCTTTCTGATCCCAGCATCAATCGTCGATTGAATTACAATCTGAATTTAATTTGTTGATGGTTGATTTAATTTTAGAAGCTGAGATCCTGAAGAGAAAATATAACTTTCATGTTCTAAGGCCACATTCTGTTCATAATTTGCTGCTTCAACCTGAGGTGTGTTAATCAGCATGAATCAGTTTGATTTGTAAACATTTCATTACTTTGCTTCAGTTACAAGTGAGCCACAAATGTTTCTAATAGCTATTTGCGGCACAAAAAAGAGTGTTTATTTTGATCCACAAGACATCAGTTATGTTAACGGTTGATTGTCACTACCGCCCTAATCCCATAATTCTAATAATAGCTATTTGTGTGACAGTTTCTGAAAGATCAGCTTCAATTGGTTTGTAGGACTTTCTTTTTGGTAATCAGTAAGCATCTTCTCTATATAATTACAAAACAATGCCACCCTACATAGATAGATCTACCTTCCATACCATTAACTCTACTGATCAAAATCTTCACCTTTTTGTTTCTTCAAGGAAAATTTCATAACATCTTCCATAGGcatagaaaaatagaaaaaaaatggcTTTGGATGTTCCTCTTGCAAAGTAATTTTTACTTTAGAGTGCCAAATACCAGCTTGACAGTTATAGAACAGTCAGAATCATGATTTTGTAAGAGAAACTTTTATGAGTTGCTATTGAAGACTTCTttgaagattaaatgtttaatcaGCAGCACAGAATTGGCATTTTGATCTTGAAACTCACTATCTAAATACTGTAGTCATTTATTTCCACATAGAGCAAGTGCATCTACACCTTTCAAAAGGCCAGTTATTACATAACAATAACCAAGATAGGTGAAATGCTGTAATTAGAAACCATGAAAGGGGAATCAGGAATCTAAATTTACAATAATATTTAATGTAACTGCACTTCAGTTATGATAATGTGTCAATCCAAAGCTTAACAAGAAACACCAGGCACACAGAGACTCAAGTGGCTGATACCTCGGAGATGAGCATCCAAGATGAATCAAGATGTAAAAGATGTCGGGCAGTTAGCTCTTCTGATGAACAGCAATCACATGAATGTCCATTTCCTTCAGCATGATAGAGCGCCCGCATGAATCACATGGTGCTGTTCTGGACCCACAAATACTCTCATGTTCTGAAAGTCCTCTAAGACGATCCCGAGCATCTGCTGGTGTATTTCCAGCTTGCACCATGTCTCCACAGAAACGGCATGTAATCAAACGAAGAGGACAAATTGCCGATTGGTGCTGGACCTGCCACAAGTGAACAAACAACTGATATTAGTTTCCCAATCCATCATATTTTGACATGCAGGTGCAGATTATACATCCAACTATTAGACTGTAGCATGTCAGACTCATTTCCTTGTTATAGAAAATGATTAAACAGATGAAATAAAGAAATTATCAACTCAGGACTACTCCAGAAATTCATTATTACAATACGACAGATTAGGCTgaaaaatggataacaaaaaaaaggaaagattgcTGGTTTTGTTAATTCTAATTCTGTTTTACGAATTCAATGGGTCACAGACTTAGAATGAGAATCCTTCTCAAAATTAATTAGTGGTGAAACTAAGCAAAAGATATTTAGGATGTTGCTTAATATGCCAAGATAACAACAAAAGTTTCTATGAAAATTCAAAAGAAGAAACCTAaaaagaaaggaggaagaaaGTATGGTTTAAAATCTGGATCCAGGACCAACAACAGTACAAATCAGCATAGCAACAATCGGTACAGGTCGATATCCTCAAATAAGAGAAAAACGAGGAGAGAAGAGAGGAAAGAGAGGCGGCGACAAAGACATGACAGGAAGAtgaagagaaggggagagaactaataaaagaagaaagaaagaaagaaagaaaaaaagaaagagagagaaaaaacagACAGttgccaaaaaataaaaattaactgcAGCAATATCAGAAAATATTCAGTACCAATTTGCTTACACTGCCAACAAGATGAGTTTTAAAGTGGTACTGGATTTAAGTGAGCGAAATTGTCCAGCATACAAATGTTACTGGACTGAACCGTGTCAAATTGTCAGCATACATCCCAGTTGGCTATCAGATAGGTAAATGCCAGCCCATTAATTGATACAAACAATAGTTCAAACCTTGAAACAAAGAATGTAGGAGAAAATACACAAACACCCAACAAGCTCTAATATCATGATTAACCATTTAAGGAATATTTATAACATAAAAGAATGAGATCATGGAATGTAAACCATCAACAGTTAGAAAACAGCAAATGTGAACTGAAAAACATGCCCAGAAAGAAAATCATGTTGCCTTGTATGCAGACTATTGTTGAAGTAGATGTAGAACGAAGCTCAACAAAATCTTGTAAACAGGTGGTTAAGAgcacacaaaaaagaaaatcagCATACAAGTCACCTACCATTTGTTCCTTCTCTAGTATCACTCCACATGGACAATGAAGTGGCTCATGAAACACCTTCATGTGTTTCTCCATCTGTCCCTGTTGGAAGGCTTGGCCACATTTATCACAATGCATATGGTTTGCTGCTTCTTCCTTCCTGAGGACAACACCACAACCATTATGTTGGCAAAGAACATTGTGCCGAATGCAATATGCCTCGTGGAGTAAAATGCTGCGGCTGGATATATAGTGTTTACAGTTTCGGCATTCAACAGTTTCCATATCAATTTGAGATGAAGCAGTAGCATAACCCCCAATCTTTTGCTTAACATTGTCTTTTAAAGCCGCACAGATATGATACTTTGTCATGCCTTTAAAACCAAAGACACCAATGCTATAGGTACCAGCAACAGTGCTTGGATCCTTCGGTCTGATTATCAAAACTTTTGAACCCATCTCATGAGATGACCATTCATGACGATGCTGGGTTGGGAATATCAATGGATGCCTTGATACATATACATTGGTATCACCATCACTTTGATCTGCCTCAATCTTTACTTCAACATTCATCTGACCAGATGTAACTTTGTCACTCATAGCATCCTCAACAGAGAACTTGTAATAATTAAAATTTCCTTCTTCCACAATTCCTTCTTCAGTCTTTCCCATGACAAGTGGTCTAAGCATGTGCTGACTCCTATTAGTCTCTAGAGCAGAATCAGGTCCTTCTATATCAACTTCAATATCTGTTTCTAGAACAGAAACACTTGAATCGGGTTTTAGTTCAAGAACTCTTAACTTGTAGTTCAGTTCCCCATAACTGACACTGATGATATCACCTTGAGAAAGTGTTGCATGTCTGCGTAGAGTTGTCTCAAGTACAGCCTTGTGGTTTGGAATATCAGAGAAGCCCATCCCATCTGTTTGTAATTTTGCGTAAGTTCCTTTGGGCAAGCTAACATAGTGCACCTCGACAAGAGGAACATCTAGACTGACACCAGAAAGTAAATTGCTCCATACATGTGGAGGTAATTCCACTGAACCCTCCCTCGCAGTAAATTCCAAAACTCCTGAATGAGTTGCTTGATGTTCTCTTTGGTCAGTAGCATTATTATCTAATGGAACCAACTCGTTAATTATTGACAGCCTGAAATACATGGGACCTTTATCCAGGGCCCCTTGATCAGACAATTCTCTAAAGCATGAAGGTGgtaatttgattttatctccaaACCCATTAAAAGGTACAGCTTCAAGTGTATGGGAAAATATGACTCCGTTTCCTCGAAGCATGCTTTCTTCCATTTGTCGTTCCGCCTAAAAGAGGTATTAGATTTTACGTTAAGAACGTCGAAAAGAATTTTGCAAGAAAGAACTTAAAGGAAAAATGCCATACCAGaaaaaatacacattagaattcttCAATGGCAATGAAAAGACAAGATTCGGCATTCTCGACATATTTTCTAATTTACTCCTCAAAATTCATTAATCAAGTAAATGCATTCTACATGCAGAGAGAGGCTGATACAGCAAGCAGGCATCACAACAAGCCACCACATGGTGAATTTGTGATGCAATAAATTTGATCACTTAAACCAACATGCATACAAGGTATCACACTAAGCAACAGATTCAGAGAGTCTAAAACTAGATAGAATTGATTTATGATGATAAGCATTTAATGCTGAAGGTGGAAATTTAATATGTAAAGTAACTAAAGCAGATCATATCAGCAAGCCATTAGACAAAAATTATTGACAAAGAATTGATTATATTTGGCATATGAATCTTCAAGCGAATATGTTCTTAATACCTGCGTCACTAAAAAGAACacaccaaataaaaaaatattcgtcCTCTGCAATTGATAATCCAGAACTTCAAACAATATTATCATATCCAAAACCTTAAAGATTCCAGATGATCATATCTAGATTGAACCATAACCAAATCCCAAGGCCCAAACAATCTAATTCCGCCCTTTAAACTTTTGGTGACTTCCAGTTTTCCTAAATTTTACAAGACTCTGCAAGTTGAACAAATTGAAGAAAGATTATCTACGGCTACGATCTATGAGCAAGCATGATTTACAACCCCAGAAAGACTTCTATTGGATGAATGACCAACAACCAGGCAAGATCATAATGATATCCGCAAACTTTGACGTCTATTCTTCTGTTAACAAACAATTGCAATTTTGATTAATTGTTAACTTTGACATAACCTGCATTCTGAAAGACCAACTTCTTCAGAAACATACCCAAGGCAAAAATTGTGCCCATACAATCAACAAATCCACGAGCTTTGTATCCACAACAGGAACCAGATTCTTCCCCAGAATAGAAATATACGTTACCTGGGTTACCAATGCTATGCATATTCCAACAGTGAAGCGTACGTGAAAGAAGAGAACTTTTTGCCTAATTGAGCAAGAAATAAACATTGAAAGACATATACAGACAGAGAAGGAGGAAGAGACATATGAGACCTCGAGTTGTGCGCGGGCGGCGTCGAGGCGCTTGGAACGCTGGGCAGCCTCGATGGCGTCGCGTTGGCGGGCAGCCTCCGCCTTGGCCCGCTTCTCCCGTTCGAGCTTGGCCTTGGCCCGCTCCTTGCGCTCCCTCTGCTCCCTCTCCAGCTTCTCCCGAGCCGCCCTCAGCTCGAGATCCATGTCGATCGGATCGAATCAAACCACTTCCTAACGTGATATGCCCTGTTCCCTCTTCTCGATGGGATCGGGTCGATGTGAACACGAAGATATCCAGACGGCAGAGAAGGGGGCGGAGTTGGTGCTGCTGCAAAGAGATGAGATCGTCGTCGACGATGGAAAGACAAGGTGGGATTGAGATTCACGAGCAATTTAAGTACGACCGCAGGCGACGGGAAGAGAAACAAGGGAAGGGAAGGGTTGGAAACCACGTGTTTTGCACGTGCTAGAGAGGTGCGAATTATCGAGAAACTTTCCACGCGTGTGGATGGATGATTCCTGATGGGTCCTGTGGACGGACCCGATTGATTACCGACCCCGACTCCAATCAAACATATGCACTAATCTTAAACGATGGGGAGGAATTAATGAATTGTGGTTATGAATTATGTATATTTCTTTATTGCCTACCATTCCATGCAAATCGATTTTTTTATATTCCTACTTAGTTATTAAAATTGAATACTCTATTATCCATGGCTTTTAAggtaatatatgattttttttcacaAATCGTCTAGTAACTACCAAACATTTTGATTGTGTCAAATATTTTGAATGTTTCTTTGTCTTAGATAGATGCATCATATGTGATGAAACACTTTGGGTATGTAAGGTTCTTCGATGTATTATTTTATCTTGGATAGATATATCATGCATAAAGGGATATTTTGATCATGTCATATTTaggtataaaatatattttatatgtttGGAAGGGATCGAGCATAAAAAAGATGAGATCACGCACATTAGACTCAAATCCAGTGTGATTGGGTTTATTGCAACTAGGCTCGAGCATGATAGGCTTCACTTGATTTTGCTTAGACTTGGGCATGTCTGGCCTAAAatgattttatcctgattaaacaCAAGCCCAAGTCATGAGTTAGATAAACCTAGGTGTGAATTCATTGGGTTCGAGCTCCGCTAGTTGGGTGTATGAATTTAGCTCTCTAACTCGATTGAATCTAGTAATGCATATCCAGACTATGTCTACTTGTTATGACATAAGCAAGTCGAAGTCTAGTGAAGGCGTGTCAAAAAAAAATAACTCTATTTGACTAGTCAAACCTTGAGGCTTGGTTTACTCCTCTTCAACCCTTGTTgtcaatataaatataatagaGTCGAGCTCAAACTTATTCTATTGCATCTAGGATATGTTTGTTGCATCCTACTACTTCTATAACAAGGTCTGTGGAGCAACTCTTGAATTGCTCCATCAAGTGCATGGAGCTCAAACTGAGCAACAAGTCGAGTAAATGTCAACTTGCCATTTTTCGTGCTATCCAATCATCTAGCTGTCCCAACAACTTTGTAGAAATGAAGACTTAAACATAACATAAATGGAAGATAATAAATTGTAAGGTAAATCTCAAGTTTTGAGATACAAACACATGATAACATATGGCATTCTTGGTACTTGGGTGACTTAAGGCACCTCAAAGGTATATATGCTCAACCTAAAGATGATGGACAACTTACAGTTGACTTCTAGGTGTGACTGTCTTAAGGGATAATCCACAAAATACAAAATGACATGATTATTTTGAGGTCATAGAAATCTTGAGGTTATAATTGACTTAAAGCAATGATTGACCGTAAATAATCATGTCATTTAGTTAGGGCGTGAGGAAGTGGCCAACTTAGGGAATGACTATCTCAAAGTCATGACTATCCGAAAATATAGTCAATCAAACAATTCAACTTAGTTAAAGGTATAGCTATCTCGACAACTATAACAAACTTGAAGGCATGATTATCTTGAGGATGTACCTGACTTAAAAGATATGGTTAACTCCATCAAGTCAGGCTACTACCAACTTAACTAAGTTAAGTGAGCGATGAGCATCTTTTGCCTTTAAGAGTGCATTGTGATTAGGGTTCCTACCCTAAGATAATATATTGAGGGAAATAAAGTCCATTCCTATAGGGTTCCTACCCCTTGAGATGTTGGTTGAAATCAGAGAGGTATATCCTCCCTTAGATATTGCTTGATGTTCACTTTTCTCTCTGAGAGCCTCATCGGTGATATGCTAGTTTTCTTTCTAAAATATAATAGTCACAAGCTTCTTCGTATCTAATCAAAGAAATCTCACTGAGGCAACTGATGAAGGTGTGAATTAATAAAAGAATGTATCGATCAATCActaaatcttattttttaatatcatgagataatagatatcatgagataatagatatagaCTCGTCCTCAACTTATTAGATGATTATTAAGGCTATTGTAAACTTTTTCAGATATCGATCATTAATGAAATAGAACTTTAACTCTTTTGTCAAAAATCTAAAGGATGTTATTTAGGCAAGAGGAAGGTGGATGAACCACTCACTAATATTTTCTCCATGAAGGTGTCAAAAATGTTATACTAGATCATTTATACCTTAATGAAGCCATATGATCCAAGAATCTATAAGAAAACTAAATCTCAAAATTAGTacgataaataatttttttatacatattattttttacaaTAATTCTGTCCCAAGAAGCCTTGAATCACTAACACTTCTTGATTTGGTATTGAGATCCAAAGTAAAATCACC
This DNA window, taken from Musa acuminata AAA Group cultivar baxijiao chromosome BXJ3-7, Cavendish_Baxijiao_AAA, whole genome shotgun sequence, encodes the following:
- the LOC135643485 gene encoding uncharacterized protein LOC135643485, which translates into the protein MDLELRAAREKLEREQRERKERAKAKLEREKRAKAEAARQRDAIEAAQRSKRLDAARAQLEAERQMEESMLRGNGVIFSHTLEAVPFNGFGDKIKLPPSCFRELSDQGALDKGPMYFRLSIINELVPLDNNATDQREHQATHSGVLEFTAREGSVELPPHVWSNLLSGVSLDVPLVEVHYVSLPKGTYAKLQTDGMGFSDIPNHKAVLETTLRRHATLSQGDIISVSYGELNYKLRVLELKPDSSVSVLETDIEVDIEGPDSALETNRSQHMLRPLVMGKTEEGIVEEGNFNYYKFSVEDAMSDKVTSGQMNVEVKIEADQSDGDTNVYVSRHPLIFPTQHRHEWSSHEMGSKVLIIRPKDPSTVAGTYSIGVFGFKGMTKYHICAALKDNVKQKIGGYATASSQIDMETVECRNCKHYISSRSILLHEAYCIRHNVLCQHNGCGVVLRKEEAANHMHCDKCGQAFQQGQMEKHMKVFHEPLHCPCGVILEKEQMVQHQSAICPLRLITCRFCGDMVQAGNTPADARDRLRGLSEHESICGSRTAPCDSCGRSIMLKEMDIHVIAVHQKS